One part of the Mangrovibacillus cuniculi genome encodes these proteins:
- the rapZ gene encoding RNase adapter RapZ has product MSTGSSTTQLVIITGMSGAGKTVAIQSFEDLGFFCVDNLPPTLLSKFLELMKESGSKMNKVALVMDLRGREFFDHLFQALDEMTEVDWVTPQILFLDAANEVLVRRYKETRRTHPLAPSGLPLEGIEQERKLLEELKGRAQVTYYTSAMKPRELRERIIKEFSSTTQSTFTVNVMSFGFKYGIPIDADLVFDVRFLPNPHYIDSMRPKTGLDQEVYDYVCKWSETQKFFEKTTDLLSFMLPQYKREGKSQLVIAIGCTGGQHRSVALTERFAEYFKSDYHTVINHRDIERRKDPK; this is encoded by the coding sequence ATGAGTACAGGATCTTCTACAACACAGTTGGTAATTATTACAGGAATGTCTGGTGCTGGTAAAACAGTAGCTATTCAAAGTTTTGAGGACCTAGGTTTCTTCTGTGTAGATAACTTACCTCCAACGCTCCTTTCCAAATTTTTAGAACTGATGAAAGAGTCAGGTTCAAAAATGAATAAAGTAGCGCTTGTAATGGACTTACGTGGACGAGAATTTTTTGACCATTTGTTTCAAGCATTGGATGAAATGACAGAGGTAGACTGGGTTACTCCTCAAATATTATTTTTAGATGCAGCAAATGAAGTGTTAGTTAGGCGATATAAAGAAACTCGTCGTACACACCCATTAGCTCCATCTGGTTTACCGTTAGAAGGAATTGAGCAAGAACGCAAATTGTTAGAAGAGCTTAAAGGAAGAGCACAAGTCACGTATTACACTTCCGCGATGAAACCTCGTGAACTTCGAGAACGTATCATAAAAGAATTCTCTTCTACTACCCAATCTACATTTACCGTAAATGTGATGTCATTTGGTTTCAAGTATGGAATACCAATTGACGCTGACTTAGTATTTGATGTCAGATTCTTGCCAAACCCTCACTACATTGACTCTATGAGACCAAAAACAGGACTAGATCAAGAAGTGTATGACTACGTTTGTAAATGGTCAGAAACACAGAAATTTTTTGAAAAAACGACGGATCTCCTTTCCTTTATGTTACCTCAATATAAAAGAGAAGGAAAAAGTCAACTAGTTATCGCAATAGGCTGTACGGGTGGTCAACATCGATCTGTAGCATTAACAGAGAGATTTGCTGAATATTTTAAGTCTGATTATCATACGGTGATTAATCATAGAGATATTGAACGCAGGAAGGACCCGAAATGA
- the trxB gene encoding thioredoxin-disulfide reductase — MSEEKIYDVAIIGAGPAGMTAAVYTSRANLSTVMIERGVPGGQMANTEEVENYPGYDHILGPDLSNKMFEHAKKFGAEYAYGDIKEIVDGEELKTVKTSSKEFKARSVIITTGAEYKKIGVPGEKELGGRGVSYCAVCDGAFFKGKELVVVGGGDSAVEEGVYLTRFAEKVTIVHRREELRAQKILQQRAFDNEKVDFIWNHTVKEINEANGKVGSVTLVSTENGEETEFKADGVFIYIGMVPLTKPFENLGIMNEAGYIETNDKMETKVPGIFAAGDVREKTLRQIVTATGDGSIAAQTAQHYVEELVEKLKA; from the coding sequence ATGTCAGAAGAAAAAATTTATGATGTAGCTATTATTGGTGCTGGTCCAGCAGGAATGACAGCAGCTGTTTACACATCTCGTGCTAACTTATCAACAGTTATGATTGAGCGTGGTGTACCAGGTGGACAAATGGCGAATACAGAAGAAGTAGAAAACTATCCAGGTTACGACCATATTCTTGGACCAGACCTATCAAATAAGATGTTCGAACATGCGAAAAAATTTGGTGCAGAATATGCTTATGGCGATATTAAAGAAATCGTAGATGGAGAAGAGCTTAAAACAGTTAAAACTTCTTCTAAAGAGTTCAAAGCTCGCTCCGTTATTATTACAACTGGTGCAGAATACAAGAAAATCGGTGTCCCGGGTGAAAAAGAACTAGGTGGACGCGGAGTTTCTTACTGTGCGGTTTGTGATGGAGCTTTCTTTAAAGGGAAAGAGCTTGTCGTTGTAGGGGGAGGAGACTCTGCAGTAGAAGAAGGAGTTTACCTAACTCGTTTTGCTGAGAAGGTGACAATTGTGCATCGTCGTGAGGAGCTTCGTGCGCAAAAGATCCTGCAACAACGTGCTTTTGATAATGAAAAAGTAGACTTCATCTGGAATCATACAGTGAAAGAAATAAATGAAGCTAACGGGAAAGTAGGTTCCGTAACATTAGTTTCTACTGAGAACGGGGAAGAAACAGAATTTAAAGCAGATGGCGTGTTTATCTATATTGGGATGGTTCCTTTAACAAAGCCATTCGAAAATTTAGGTATTATGAACGAAGCCGGATATATCGAAACAAACGACAAGATGGAAACAAAAGTACCGGGTATCTTTGCAGCTGGAGATGTGCGTGAAAAAACACTTCGCCAAATCGTAACGGCAACTGGTGACGGAAGTATTGCTGCTCAAACGGCTCAACACTATGTAGAAGAGCTAGTGGAGAAACTAAAAGCATAA
- the hisF gene encoding imidazole glycerol phosphate synthase subunit HisF yields MLAKRIIPCLDVKDGRVVKGIQFVSIRDAGDPVELAKVYDEEGADELVFLDISASHEGRKTMVEVVREVAATLAIPFTVGGGINSLEDMKRILRAGADKISLNTAAVLRPELITEGADFFGSQCIVVAIDARFDDAKGTWMVYTHGGRKETEWDVISWAKEAVKRGAGEILLTSMDADGEKSGFNIELTKAVTSAVRVPVIASGGAGSAEDFVEVFEKADADAGLAASIFHYNETSVENVKQHLREKGVHVR; encoded by the coding sequence ATGCTCGCTAAACGCATTATTCCTTGTTTAGATGTGAAAGATGGACGAGTTGTAAAGGGAATCCAGTTCGTCTCCATTCGTGACGCTGGTGACCCAGTTGAACTGGCTAAAGTCTATGACGAGGAAGGTGCAGATGAACTAGTATTCTTAGATATTTCTGCTTCTCATGAGGGTCGTAAAACAATGGTGGAAGTGGTAAGAGAAGTTGCAGCGACACTTGCTATTCCATTTACCGTTGGTGGCGGAATTAACTCTTTGGAAGATATGAAACGAATTTTACGTGCAGGTGCTGATAAGATTTCCCTTAATACAGCAGCAGTACTTCGTCCAGAGTTAATTACAGAAGGAGCAGATTTCTTTGGATCTCAATGTATCGTGGTAGCTATTGATGCACGTTTTGATGATGCAAAAGGTACGTGGATGGTCTATACACACGGTGGTCGAAAAGAAACAGAGTGGGATGTCATTAGCTGGGCGAAAGAAGCTGTGAAACGCGGAGCAGGTGAAATTCTTTTAACTAGTATGGATGCAGATGGGGAAAAAAGTGGTTTTAATATTGAACTGACAAAAGCCGTAACATCTGCAGTTCGCGTTCCTGTTATCGCGTCTGGTGGAGCAGGTTCAGCAGAAGATTTTGTAGAAGTTTTTGAGAAAGCCGACGCGGATGCAGGGCTTGCAGCTTCTATTTTTCACTATAACGAAACGAGCGTGGAAAACGTTAAACAACATCTTCGCGAGAAAGGAGTGCACGTACGATGA
- a CDS encoding tetratricopeptide repeat protein: MRKDIRLRRKQEKGQIVSFHPTGEYYFHRGITAYHRRELAKAKRYLERARELEPLEPTISTQLAILYTELGFFEKSNELLLEVMDDLDPYMKECLYFIANNYAHLGWFREAYQYATRYLTVEPTGEFAEDAEDLIELVEMDAGDLLGDEEEEDELIYKQEQARQLIADGKYDEAIALLNEVIQEHPEFWSAYNNLSLAFFHSGQIQKSFEILDEVLDKNPGNLHARCNLAVLFYYEGKKDEVDAVLRGLRIVRPILQEHRYKLGATFALLGYYEDAYKWLKLLARKGYEGDGAFYYWLSITSHQLGFTREAEYYWKKVVEQDPEKAGEEPWLMDNIQIHEEDPYYIMALVTSEDTVEIMYGLFLLSQLSSQEKRKLILENAPVQQLPMMEKAYLAYILKRDPAAEEQEDLLPMFTFVHDTAILLSQELFGEDKEYKPVILMWFSVFLRGVASGHTFKNEKAYASALQVVWHQLSGQKTTIKEWATLYGVSPSTVSKYCKVIKELLS; this comes from the coding sequence ATGAGAAAAGACATAAGGCTTCGTCGGAAACAAGAAAAAGGACAAATAGTATCCTTCCATCCGACTGGAGAATATTACTTCCATAGAGGCATCACAGCATACCACCGCCGAGAGTTAGCGAAGGCGAAAAGGTATCTAGAACGCGCTCGCGAATTAGAACCATTAGAACCAACAATATCAACGCAACTAGCTATTTTATATACAGAGTTAGGCTTTTTTGAAAAATCCAATGAACTACTTTTAGAAGTAATGGATGATTTGGATCCATACATGAAAGAGTGCCTATACTTTATTGCTAATAATTATGCTCATCTCGGATGGTTCCGAGAAGCATATCAATATGCCACAAGATATTTAACCGTTGAACCTACTGGTGAATTTGCGGAAGATGCGGAAGATCTAATTGAACTAGTAGAGATGGACGCTGGTGATCTTCTTGGTGATGAAGAGGAAGAAGACGAATTAATTTATAAACAAGAACAAGCACGACAATTAATTGCAGATGGAAAGTATGATGAAGCAATCGCATTGCTAAATGAAGTTATTCAGGAACACCCGGAATTCTGGTCTGCATATAATAATCTTTCCTTAGCCTTTTTCCATTCTGGTCAAATCCAAAAGAGTTTTGAGATTTTAGACGAGGTGTTAGATAAGAATCCAGGTAATCTCCATGCTAGATGTAATTTGGCTGTTCTTTTCTATTACGAAGGAAAAAAAGATGAGGTGGATGCAGTACTAAGAGGTCTCCGAATTGTTCGTCCAATTTTACAAGAGCATCGTTATAAGCTGGGAGCAACGTTTGCTTTGCTAGGCTATTATGAAGATGCATACAAGTGGTTAAAGCTACTTGCTCGTAAAGGATATGAAGGGGACGGAGCGTTTTACTATTGGTTATCCATTACTTCTCACCAATTAGGATTTACAAGAGAAGCAGAATACTATTGGAAGAAAGTTGTGGAACAAGATCCAGAGAAAGCAGGAGAAGAACCATGGTTAATGGATAACATTCAAATCCATGAGGAAGATCCTTATTACATTATGGCTTTAGTCACAAGCGAAGATACAGTGGAAATTATGTATGGGTTATTCCTTTTATCTCAATTATCTTCTCAAGAAAAGCGAAAGCTGATTTTAGAAAATGCTCCAGTACAGCAACTTCCAATGATGGAGAAGGCTTACCTTGCTTATATTCTAAAAAGAGATCCGGCGGCAGAAGAACAGGAAGATTTATTACCAATGTTTACTTTCGTTCATGATACAGCAATTTTGCTAAGTCAAGAGCTCTTTGGAGAGGATAAAGAGTATAAACCTGTAATTTTAATGTGGTTCTCCGTATTTTTAAGAGGTGTTGCAAGTGGACACACTTTCAAGAATGAAAAAGCCTACGCATCGGCTTTACAAGTGGTATGGCATCAATTATCAGGCCAAAAAACAACAATAAAAGAATGGGCTACCCTTTACGGTGTTTCACCTTCAACAGTAAGTAAGTATTGCAAGGTAATTAAAGAATTGTTATCGTGA
- the hisH gene encoding imidazole glycerol phosphate synthase subunit HisH, giving the protein MIAIIDYGMGNLFSVEKALERIGVETIITSDIAELEKADGLLLPGVGAFPDAMDQLEKHGLVEFLQTTKQPLLGICLGMQLLFEKSTEVRETKGLGLLKGSIVRFPESADLKIPHMGWNDLSFVGNHLIVKTVDTGYTYFVHSFYASELDTADIQATAEYGVTVPAVVARRNVMGMQFHPEKSSVLGMQLLRNFVQLVEKGENL; this is encoded by the coding sequence ATGATTGCCATTATTGACTACGGAATGGGTAACTTATTCTCGGTAGAAAAAGCACTTGAAAGAATAGGTGTTGAAACGATAATTACAAGTGACATAGCAGAGCTTGAGAAAGCAGATGGATTACTACTGCCGGGAGTTGGAGCTTTTCCAGATGCTATGGATCAGTTAGAGAAACACGGATTAGTAGAATTCTTACAAACTACGAAGCAACCTTTACTAGGTATTTGTTTAGGTATGCAGTTGCTATTTGAGAAAAGTACCGAGGTGCGCGAAACGAAAGGACTTGGCTTATTAAAAGGTTCCATCGTTCGTTTTCCAGAGTCTGCTGATTTGAAAATACCTCACATGGGATGGAATGATTTATCCTTCGTCGGTAATCATCTAATAGTGAAAACTGTCGATACTGGTTATACGTACTTTGTTCACTCGTTTTATGCTAGTGAGTTAGATACAGCGGACATTCAAGCAACAGCGGAATACGGAGTAACAGTTCCAGCTGTAGTAGCTCGCAGGAACGTGATGGGAATGCAGTTCCATCCGGAAAAGAGTAGTGTCCTAGGCATGCAGTTGTTACGCAATTTTGTCCAATTAGTAGAAAAGGGGGAAAATCTATGA
- the hisA gene encoding 1-(5-phosphoribosyl)-5-[(5-phosphoribosylamino)methylideneamino]imidazole-4-carboxamide isomerase — MTFELYPAIDMRGGKCVRLLQGDYDKETVYGDSPFDMAKTFVEQGASWIHMVDLDGAKAGKRVNDAYPIQVAKELGARVQIGGGIREESDIEFYLTNGVDRVIIGSLAVSQPEVVLKWVEQYKERIVIGLDAKDGFVATHGWIETSSVKAVDIGKEYAKAGVQNIIFTDIATDGTLAGPNVAANVELAEATGVHVIASGGVSSLADLRQLASYTSKGVAGAIMGKSLYENRFTVKEALAEVQNYAR; from the coding sequence ATGACATTCGAATTGTATCCGGCGATAGATATGCGCGGTGGAAAGTGTGTACGCTTATTGCAAGGGGATTATGACAAAGAAACGGTGTATGGAGATTCTCCATTTGATATGGCGAAAACTTTTGTGGAACAAGGTGCAAGCTGGATTCACATGGTTGACTTGGACGGTGCCAAAGCAGGTAAACGAGTAAATGACGCGTATCCTATTCAAGTAGCGAAAGAGCTTGGTGCACGAGTGCAAATCGGTGGAGGTATCCGGGAGGAATCGGACATTGAGTTCTATTTAACAAACGGTGTCGACCGAGTAATCATTGGTAGCTTGGCAGTTTCGCAACCTGAAGTAGTGTTGAAATGGGTAGAGCAATATAAGGAGAGAATCGTCATTGGTTTAGATGCAAAAGACGGGTTTGTTGCCACGCATGGTTGGATAGAAACATCGTCTGTAAAAGCAGTAGATATTGGAAAAGAATACGCTAAAGCTGGCGTCCAGAATATCATTTTCACGGATATCGCAACAGACGGAACACTTGCTGGACCAAACGTAGCTGCAAACGTCGAACTGGCAGAAGCAACTGGTGTACATGTTATTGCTTCTGGTGGTGTAAGTTCTCTTGCTGATTTGAGACAACTAGCGAGTTACACATCCAAAGGTGTTGCTGGTGCGATTATGGGTAAATCACTATATGAAAACCGCTTTACTGTAAAAGAAGCGTTAGCGGAGGTACAAAACTATGCTCGCTAA
- a CDS encoding gluconeogenesis factor YvcK family protein encodes MSTRQKKVVVIGGGTGLPVLLRGLKHHPVCLSAIVTVADDGGSSGRLRKDLDIPPPGDIRNVLAALSDVEPLVEQMFQHRFKTSNELAGHSLGNLIIAAMTNITGDFVHAVQEMSKVLNVRGTVLPAARESVVLHAEMSDGTIVSGESAIPLAKKEIKRVFLTPAKVETVPETLQAIEEADLILIGPGSLYTSIIPNLLVPGIQTALQNAKAEKIYICNLMTQLGETLHYSASDHIEALFHHLGGKFIDTILVNNEQVPIDILEQYKEELAQPVVFDIERLQELGLNVMIEDILTYQGGYLRHKTDRVAKLLVERLAQSPRS; translated from the coding sequence ATGAGTACGCGTCAAAAGAAAGTAGTAGTAATTGGAGGTGGGACAGGACTTCCTGTGTTGCTTAGGGGATTAAAGCATCATCCTGTCTGTCTTTCCGCAATTGTTACGGTTGCAGATGATGGAGGAAGTTCTGGTAGATTGCGAAAAGATTTAGACATTCCGCCTCCAGGTGATATTAGAAATGTTTTAGCAGCTTTGTCAGATGTAGAACCTCTAGTGGAGCAAATGTTTCAACATCGATTTAAAACGAGCAACGAGCTTGCTGGACATTCATTAGGTAACCTAATCATTGCAGCGATGACGAATATTACTGGTGACTTTGTACATGCAGTACAGGAAATGAGTAAAGTCTTAAATGTTCGTGGTACAGTATTACCTGCCGCGAGAGAGAGCGTTGTTTTACATGCAGAAATGTCAGATGGAACAATTGTTAGTGGTGAGTCTGCCATTCCTTTAGCAAAAAAGGAAATTAAACGTGTTTTTTTAACACCTGCTAAAGTAGAAACAGTTCCTGAAACATTACAAGCAATAGAAGAAGCAGATTTAATTTTAATAGGGCCTGGAAGTTTGTACACAAGTATAATCCCAAATTTGCTTGTACCAGGTATTCAAACAGCGTTACAAAATGCAAAAGCAGAGAAGATTTATATTTGTAACCTAATGACACAACTTGGAGAGACGCTCCACTACTCAGCAAGTGATCATATTGAAGCACTCTTCCATCATTTAGGTGGCAAATTTATTGATACAATTTTAGTTAATAATGAGCAAGTTCCTATAGACATCTTAGAACAATACAAAGAGGAATTAGCGCAACCGGTTGTTTTTGATATAGAAAGGCTTCAAGAACTTGGATTGAATGTCATGATAGAAGATATCTTAACGTACCAAGGCGGATATCTACGTCATAAAACGGACCGCGTAGCTAAGCTTTTAGTAGAAAGGCTAGCGCAATCACCGCGCTCTTAA
- the hisIE gene encoding bifunctional phosphoribosyl-AMP cyclohydrolase/phosphoribosyl-ATP diphosphatase HisIE: protein MDLSKVKFDEKGLIPAIVQDAESKKVLTLAYMNEESLQKTIETKETWFWSRSRQELWHKGATSGNTQKVVTLALDCDQDALVVEVQPAGPACHTGAETCFHEEVIAGGSEKDVSFLLKLENVIKERQQTMPEGAYTTYLFEKGIDKMLKKVGEEAAEVIIGAKNRDREEVKWESADLLFHLMVVLREQGIEFSEVVDVLKERHAK, encoded by the coding sequence ATGGATTTATCCAAAGTAAAATTTGATGAAAAAGGCTTAATTCCTGCCATTGTGCAAGATGCAGAGTCGAAAAAAGTATTAACTCTTGCCTATATGAATGAAGAGAGTCTTCAAAAAACGATTGAAACAAAAGAAACGTGGTTTTGGAGCCGCTCTCGACAAGAATTGTGGCATAAAGGAGCCACTAGCGGAAACACACAAAAAGTTGTTACTTTAGCATTGGATTGTGACCAAGATGCGCTAGTAGTGGAAGTGCAGCCTGCCGGGCCAGCATGCCATACGGGGGCTGAGACTTGTTTCCATGAAGAAGTGATTGCTGGAGGATCGGAGAAAGATGTTTCTTTCTTATTGAAGTTAGAGAATGTAATTAAGGAACGCCAACAAACGATGCCAGAAGGAGCTTACACAACGTACTTATTTGAAAAAGGCATCGATAAAATGCTGAAAAAAGTAGGGGAAGAAGCTGCTGAAGTAATCATCGGTGCAAAGAACCGAGACCGTGAAGAAGTGAAATGGGAATCAGCTGATTTACTTTTCCATCTGATGGTGGTACTTCGTGAGCAAGGCATTGAATTCTCAGAAGTGGTAGACGTGTTGAAAGAACGTCACGCAAAATAA
- a CDS encoding NUDIX hydrolase, which translates to MQRVTNCVFTQDDSVLMLQKPRRNWWVAPGGKMEQGEHIAQAVFREFSEETGLRIEGHTLSSVLTYIIKDKDNHIVNEWMMFTFKASNATGTVLETTEEGILSWQPIEAIKTLPMAEGDRKLIDHALHGTGILSGTLEYTEDFRLLHAEYFHTEV; encoded by the coding sequence ATGCAACGCGTAACTAATTGCGTTTTTACTCAAGATGATTCCGTATTAATGCTGCAAAAACCCCGTCGGAACTGGTGGGTCGCTCCAGGTGGCAAGATGGAACAAGGGGAACATATTGCACAAGCAGTGTTCCGTGAGTTTTCAGAAGAAACAGGGCTTCGTATTGAGGGGCATACACTTTCGTCTGTCCTCACTTATATCATTAAAGATAAAGACAATCATATTGTAAATGAATGGATGATGTTCACTTTTAAAGCATCCAATGCAACAGGTACCGTCTTGGAAACCACAGAAGAAGGAATTCTTTCTTGGCAACCGATAGAAGCCATTAAGACTCTGCCGATGGCTGAAGGAGACCGCAAGTTGATTGACCATGCACTACATGGGACAGGAATTCTTTCTGGTACATTAGAGTACACAGAGGATTTTCGACTGCTACATGCAGAATATTTTCATACGGAGGTGTAA